Within Dermacentor variabilis isolate Ectoservices chromosome 8, ASM5094787v1, whole genome shotgun sequence, the genomic segment GGGCATGGGAAGTTTGATTCTTTCTTGCCTATTGCCGCAAGGATGAAGCCTAGCTTCTGGCCGCCGCTTCCACGAACTCCTTGCTTCGCATACAGCGGCGAACAGCCGCGGAAGGACACCACGGAGCAACGATGAAAGCATGAGCTACGCGTTAACTGATCCGTAGAGCCATCATTTTTGGTTTTCCCGTGCGTACGATAGGATGACGGATGGCACTTTGCTACAAGTCGATAAGTAAAACTTCAAATATGTGACGACAGCCATTGGAGAGAGAACAAAGAACGGCCGCCGGCACATCTGCAGGGTTGTACAACAACagtagaagcagcagcagcagtggtagcAATAGcagtggtggtggcggcggcggcatcaCGAGCAGCATAACGCAAAGTCTTCGACGGCACGGCGAAAGATCGTCGATTCGAAATCAAACTGACCTGCGTCTTTAGGCGGGAGCCAGCGCAGTAGTTCTCGATGCCTCCGTTCTCTTCCATGGCGTGCACGACGGGCACGGGGTAATAGTCGGTGGGCGGCTTGCGGAAACCGCGGTAGTTTGGGTAGGCGAACAAACCGTAGCAAGGCATCTCTTCCAGAAAGAGGGTGGCGTAACCCTGCGATGAGTAGACGTCCCACAGGAGCGGCAAGTTGTCGAAAATGGTGTCGCGGAAGTGCCGTTTCACGTCGTCTGCAGGCTTTCCCGTCAACAGCGGTATCTGGTTGCCGAACGAGCTATCGCCCACCTGCAGAACCGTTGTGAAAAAAGCGAAACGAtggtaaataataataaaaatatttcattaTGTCTGGAAAACAATGTACATTCTACAGGCCTGCCATAGTGACTTTCGGCTTGACTGGCAGAGCCTGATCGACAGACAGCATACATACTTTTAACACGACAGCATTAAACAAGGTAGCacgtcttgaaaacgtcgtattattGGATTCTATGTCTGAAACAAATTTTTGGCCAAATTGGACGCCCTAAAAACATCGCAAGCAGGATAGCTGAAAAACAAGTGGTGTATAAATTTGAAAAACGTTTTCATAAGACTTGCCGCATCTGTTCAATCAGCGTACCGGGTTTTCGATGACGCCGTTCTTGGCGGGAAATTGTCCATTATCAAGCGGCACTAGCCTTGTCAAGTACCCTGTTGTATTCGTCCTGTATTAGCATACGTTTGGCTAGGAAAAAAAAGCCTTTTGTGGGGTGCGAAACGCACACGGCGAGTAGGACTCGCAGGATCGGGAGGGAATGTGACAGCAGGAGTGGCTAACGTGTCAAAGTCCAAGTAGGCAGGCTTCAGACGGTCAACGGAGACCATACCTTCCCAACCGTTGACGAGCAGCTGGAAGTGTTAAGTGCACGCTTGAGTACGTCGAACGGGGGCCGTAAGGGAGGACGCAACGCGTCGTGGCGCAGCAAGACGTCTGTGAAGTTCTCAACGTAAGGGTTGAAGTATACGCGCCGCGAAGAACGACGTTGTTGCCGGGGCACCACCGGGCCCATAGCGCGCGTAGACGATAGGCGTAGTCTGAAACCTCAGCAGGTACGTCGGGCGAGTCGTCGAACAATTCTCCAGGGACTCGTAGGGTGGTGCCAAACGTAAGCTCGGCGGCGCTAGTGGAGGAGTCACAGCGAATAGCGGTGTGGATGCAAGGAAAGGAAGGCCCTCGATCCATGATGAAGCAAAAGTCGAAGCCATGAGTGAAGCCTTCAGTTAGCGGCGAAAACGATTGATGATCCAATTGGGTATCGGGTGATAAGAGTTAGTCGTGATGTGATCGACGCATAGTAGCCGATATAGATTGGCCAACCACGATTAGtcgaactggcgaccacggtcagTCGCAATGATGGAAAAGACACCGTAGTGGTTAATCCAGAGTGCAACGAGTGCTCGAGCTATCCACTCCGCCGTTATGTCCAGGAGTGGCGTCCTTTCAGGCCATCTGGTGAACCTGTCAATGAAGGTTAACAGGTAACGATAGTTCTCGCAGGGAAGAAGGGGGCCAACAATATCGACGTGCAGAGGGCAGAAGCTGGCATCCGGGGACGCGAATGTGCCAAGAGGAGTCGCAGTGTGGCGATGCACTTTGGACTGTTGGCAGTTGAGGCACGCGCGTGACCAGTGACGAACATCTACGTTGAAACTAGGCCACACATAACGAGAAGTTACGAGTCGCTGTGTTGCGCTGATGCCAGGATGAGCCAAAGAATGGAAAGCACTAAAGATGGTGGGATCGGCGAAGCACGTAAGGACGAGGACGTCCGGTCGACGTATCACAAACGAGGGGCgcactgcagtgaggatgtaAGATATCTTCAAACATCAGAGAGATACCTCTAGTGCGAAGCAGCTGCAGTTCGGCGTCGACACTCTGGGCGGTAGCCATGGCCGTGAAGTCGATGACCAGTCGACCGTGGTCCATTGCATGGATGCCAGCGCGAGAAAGTGCGTCTGCAACGGCGCTCGACTTTCCAATAACGTAATGAATTTcgctggaaggaaggaaggaaaaagtggagaaggaaaggcagggaggttaaccagtttagcttactCGTTTGCTACCCCAcgcatgggagcgggatggggggatgaaaggtggggaaaggagagagagagcacgtagAATTTCGCTGTGGAATTCAGAAAAGTAGGCGAGCTGTGAGAGAGCGTAGGAGAGGCTGCTGGACGCTACGGCGGATGTAAGTGGTTTTAGTCATTGAGGACATAGAACGAGCGTCTCTAGAGAAAATGTCCAAAGGGCTTCACAGCTGAATAGATGGCGAGTATTTCTCGACTGAACGTGCTCTAGCGGCACTCAGAAGGCCCAAGCCTCTAGGAAAAGAAGGCAAGGGTATGCAAGCACTAGCCACAAACTGCTGCAAGACTGCACCGACAGTAGTGTCCGATGCATCAACGATGATATATGTACGGGCATCTTATTTGGGGTGGACGAGGAGTGTTGCACCGgcaatggcttctttgatgcctctAAACGCGCGGTCAGTGGTGTCGTTCTAGACCATGGGAGTATTCGGTGTTTCGAAGCCTTAGAGAAGGTCGTGTACAGGCTTTAGTATATTGGTGAAGCGAGGAGTAAACCGGCCGTAATTGTTCGCGAGGCCAAGAAATTCACGTAGGTGCCTGGTGGTGGATGGCTGAGAAAACTCAATGACGGCTGTGACGTGGGTCGGGAGTGGACCAATGTCGTGCGCGTTCACGCGATGCCGTGCGCGTTTACACGTAGCCTGAAAACGCCGGTGTGAGCTTACTCGACGCATTCGCCTGATCACGCACGCGACGCCGCGAAGCGCGTCTGTGTCGTCGAAACCTCCCTGCGACGTCGTAAGGCGGCACAAAGTAAAGCTCTGACATATTTCGCCGCAGAGAAGTCTGTCTCGCGCGTGCTGTTGAATGGAGTATACATCTATACGCCAGTTGGGCAAATTGTCAATCGGAATTAGCTCGTCAGTATACGGATGTGCGGCCACAGCTTCACTTTAGGCCACCCTTTTATGTGACACAGGGGTTGGATGGGGAGCCGCAATTCGCGATGTCGCTTGAGTAGCCAGGCGTATTGACCGTTTAGTTTGACGCCAGTTTTGGTTTGCATGTTCATGTTGAACGGCAGAGACTCGTAACTAGACTTTTACAGGAATTCCCCTTAACTTTTCATTATAGCTATTTATCGTAAAGTTCATAGCTAAGAAGACATTTGAGGTAATTTCTTTATTTGTGTATGCATTGCTGTGAAATTTTTCCGACTCATATCCGCCCGGGTAGATCATTCTTCTATAGTTGCCTGATTTGAATAAATGTTACGGTccttgttaaaaaagaaaatatgttccACGTAAAAACACCAGACACTGTATGAATGTGCTGCAAAACAGAAATAGGTTTGCCTGGCAACTACAAAAAAGTCACATTTGTAGCTGGCTTTTCCAGCCAACAGAAAAATGCACGAAATGCTGGCGCTTGAGAGTGGTCTCCTTGTTTTTCGCCCTTgaaataaaatatttccgaaagtcacaaaatgaaatgaaacagagCTATCAAGTTGAATGTTCCTCCTTCGAAACAAAAGCAGATATCAGAAAATTGTGAAGTGCAGTGAATTTTGATCGGTCGAAACGCACCAAATTGGTCGCTGACACATTTGCCTCAAATACAGAAAAACTTGGGAATGTCACTTTGGCAAAACAACGCAAGGGAATCACATATAGGCCCCCTCACCAGGCGATATAGCGAACTTTGGTTATACGCCGAAATTTCTTACGAgctctctagggagcgttctaccgcaacaatttttcaaattgaTTCATTAAttgccgagatagaaatatttcagtgccgcgaacccgttattacaggaggcgagcgtcaccatCAACGTTAAGCACTCTGCACTTGCCCGCGTCTAGCCtcagcaagcgaaattccttccctgcgttttcccTTACCGGAGCCAAAGGATCGCATGAGGAATACGTCAcgggcctttttttttctctcgtttttgTTTTGCGGTGCATTTCCGCTGACGGTCTCTCAATGAGCTATTtagtttgtctcgtttcgcgcagtgaGCGATTTTCCGCCATTTGCACGACAACACCTGACCAGCGGTATACGCCAAAGCTACACGAGCACTGAAGCAGACGCGAGCTGATCAAAAAACATGATCGTGCGATGGAACAAGGCAGAAAACGACAGTTTCGCTCTGTGCGCGCGTGACTGGACGACAGGGGAAAAAGCAAACGAAACGAAAGTAGATATCTCTTGCTACGGCACGAAGTAAGACAAAcacacgcagacattctgtttcTAGGTTTTATTATATCTCTAAACTTTAAATTACATATTGAAGCAACGGATCAAACAAACACCTActgctgccttgaataattctcagtcacgtgtcactacgagcgacgtcacagcactgccatgtacgtaggtGCACTTGTACGATGTACGCAGACTATCCGCCTTGGAGCGCGGCGCccacgaggagaagggcaaacggagttcggtttgaaattttcgCTCTTTCCGCAGTACGCAGGAATGTAATGCTTAGAAGACGCGACCAtcagcgcgcattgtatgcactgcgcttgccAGCTCACAATTGCCAGACCTCTTGAGAGGCTCTTTAAGATGTCTTTGATAATATTCTTGTTCACCGCATTTGGCGCTCTAACCGATGCAATTTACAAAAATTCGATAGCTTATTGTTTCAGGGAGCCGAAAAATACTGGTTGGTATGCTTGAGCTTTCAAATTATCGGCAATTTCTGCACACTGTTTCCAACCACAAAGCAACACCCTGCTTCCACGAGCCGGTATACATTATTTAATAAAATTAACGTGTTTAGCTAATTTGCTTAATTTGTTAAGCGGTCGCCTATTGAGAGCATTGGTTGACCATAAGTACGCGTATAAGTAGGCAGGTCAACTTTGTCCAGCTAAACTGCGATGGTCAAAGAGCCACGGCATTGAGCAGGTATAGAGCACACTTGCGCAGCACACACCCAGTATGTAACGCACACTTCAATATAGTCATTTAACTGCGCTGCTAGCTTCCGACCCATTTGAGTTGCCTATCAATGGTACAGCTTCTTGCGAGCACGTCAGAGGCCAAATATTACGAGACAAAATCACTACCTGGAACTGGCGATACCACAAACAAAAATAAGCCTCACCTTTAACTAACCAATCCTCCTCACCTAACAACTAACCTCAGCTGACACTGTTTTTATGGCACCGACTGGTTGGCGTAAGACAATATCTCGCAATGGCAGGTTTTTGATAACCATAACTACGCACAAGCGACGAGAATCTGCAAACCATTCCTACCTTATTGTAACCAAGAAGTTCGAAGGCATTCAGCTCCTCCAAGAGTAGCCGCCGCGTTCGTTTCATATGACGATTGAAGTTCATCCGTGACGTCGAATCGATGCCTAGAACGAGCACGTTCACGAGGCCCTCTCTCCGCCTTGCGAGCCTTCTGTCGCTAATGTTCTTCAGTTGTGGAAGAAGGAAGTAGTCGGTGAAGAGCGTCTCTATGCCCGCCACGCACGTCACGGCTACGAATTCCTCGACCAAGTCTTTCCCGAAGACCATGGGTCGGCTGGGTCCCAGCTTGTAGCCCAAATCGTGGGGTACGCCCGAGGTCTCGTTTCTGAGCACCTCGCGGTACGCGCACACCGCGTGGGCCGCCGAGCCTGTGCCGTAGTACTCGGCGAGGCGGGTTGCGTTCAAATAGAGGGCGCTGCCACGGCGGTAGACGACGGTCGCACGGCGACCCGGGCAGCGCCAGTGCAGGCTCACGTCAGTCTGGTTGGTGTGGCGAATGGTCTGGTGGAAAGACGGGTAAAGCGGCATCGCGCAACCAGGCGTGTCGAAGAGGCTGCCGATGGGTGTCACCAAGCGGGAGTGGTGCCTGGGGGATTTAGCGACGTAGCGGGTGAAGAGCCAGAGGAAGAATGGACAAAGCAGGGCGATGAGCCAGGTTAAAATGGATTGGCCACGACAGCGGCGCATTGCATTCCCCCTTCACTGTTCTTGATGATGACACTCAAAAGCATTAGCGCAAGCCCCACTATAAGTGCACTTGGCCAAAAACCAGGGGGCATGAGGTCGTTTTTCAGTAACGTGCGTTCGTAGTACACTCTGTACGGAAATAATAACATCAATAGTTCAATAGTAATAATAGTAacattgctacggaacagtatttgcgagcagtgtgaagacgacgacgtcgatTAGAGGCTAGGGTAGGCTGTTGCCTTTTGGCCAAGTGCGGTGTATTTCATTGTATTttattgtaaatatacttgtatgtagCTTTTCGtgtgcgtcttcctacgtaacatatctgctGTAGGTgcacgttccctgtacctcgccACGGAGCTTCCCAGTGGttggtacgtcgagccttccttcgtGGCTCCCGGCGGCGACAACTCGACGCCGCGGCTCCGACAGccgctgccacttcgacgacctacatcagtCTCCCCACttcccgtgatcctggcgtattctcggggcAAAGacggggaagacgtcgatgactggataaGCCTGTAGGAACACGTCAGCAGCAATAACCGGTGGggccctactatcatgctcgctaacgttgtcttttacctcggtggcacacctcgagtttggtttcggacgcacgaagatgagctcaccagttgggattcacttaagcaaaagcttcgagacttgttcggaaACCCCTACTCTCACCAAcctgccgcgcagaaggcgctttccggccgtgtgcggatgtcaacagagccctatgtcacgtacaatggtgacgtcttggctctctgccgcaaagttgacgcacacatgactgagtcagacaaggtttcccacatcctcaaaggcattgccgatgacgcttTCAACTTGCTCATttgcaacaacgtggcgacggtggatgcagttataaaagaatgccgccgcctggaactcgctaaaagccgccGTATTGATCAGCAGTTTggccgtctgcccaacacccccgcgacatcttcctgtgccgacgctcctcgtcccaacaacactgccgatgttaccaggatcgtccggtgtgagatcgaggccgcctacaCGGCTGCCTTCGATTTCAGCCCCACCAACGCATCTGCAGTCACCTCTTCCCTAATCCAgccagttgtccgccaggagttcgacaacatgggtcttcacaccatctgctcggcccatcgccccgatacccgcccggcttcttccattccgccccgtcccgcatcttattacccacAACGGTTCCGAACcgatctgaatggcgcactgctgatgacaagcccatttgttttcactaccATCGattcgggcacatttctcggcactgtcacagtcgctggagttccccgaacaggtctacttacactgcctactctcgccccccaggtggcccttctcgtcctaATGCCGCatgctccgataatgccgccgctGATTCCCCTGTACCAAACCGCCCCTATGGTCGTTTGCCTTCGCACCAAGgtcgacaatctcgctctccccatcCCCGTCACTCCTACTCGCccactcccttcggacgccgctcccagctggaaaactagacgatgctgGGGTtcgaggtgatgctgcattgctccctacgccaccaAATCCTTTACTGACGTTGTCCACTCATCTGAACCtccttgacgtgcaagtcgacagtgtttctgtgtctgctcttctAGACACTGGGACGCATTTGTCGGTAGTGAgggctgaccttcgtaaccggctcaagaaaataatcacgcccgccacgacgcctgttgtccgtgtcgccgatggcggaacagcccccgtaaatGGTATGTGTACCActcgcgtctccttcgccgatcgctccactattgtgctattcacagtcatcgcccactgtctcCACGATATCATCCTCGGTTTatacttcctctccgcacattctgctctcatcgattctTCCGCCAGTACTCTGCGCCTTtgcctgcctgttctggatcccgctgaaccacaccccagtggCCTCAGTTTCGTCAACTTCAGTCGCTTGCCACCTTcagcactgacttacgttgacttattGTCTTCTCCACCAGTCCCCGATGGTCACTATATCGCGGCTCCtgtgcaagacgtcctccttacacacgggatcacagtacctcatacagttttatatcttatggcgaattgcgtctgcctgcccagtggtcaattttggcttgacgacacaagtgctgccacgcgggatgtctctggcccagctttgctcattcgaggatcactgagaagcatctattgcagtagaccacaactaaaccgatcctcctctaccatcgcagtcggcaacttgtaccatcgccgacttactgaaaatgattgcgcccgacaagCCATCTGAGCACGCttgtgagctctaccgcgttctctTTTCCTACCGTGATATTTTTTATTTTAACGAACGTCCTTtagcccaaactacagctgttaaacatcgcattaataccggcgatgcccctcctattcatcgccgaccgtatcgagtgtcaccgggaGCGTCAatttattcacgcagaagttcgcaaaatgcttgccaagcacattattgaaccatcatgtagtccatgggtggtcacctgttgtactggtcaaaaagaaagatggctcatggcgcttttgcgtggattatcggcacctaaATAGGGTTACcgaaaaggacgtgtatcccctacctcggattgatgacgcaattgactgcctccacggtgctcactatgtctcctctattgaccttcgctccgactactggcagattgctgtggacgacctcgaccgcgagaagactgcttttgtaacacccgacggtctttatcaattcaatgtgatgccgttcggtctatgtaatgcCCCTACCatttttgaacgcatgatggactgcATTCTTCAGGGTTTCAAATAGTCCACGTGCCTGaactacttggacgacgttatagtattctgcCCAACgctcgctacgcacctcgagcgcctctcagctgTCCTGGACATTTTTCGCCGAGCCGGTCTGCagctcaacgcatcgaagtgccaaatCGGCAGTCGCCATATTACCGTCCTTGAACATGtagttgacgcgaacggagtgcggCCGGACCCAGgaaagatccatgctgttacgaacttccctgttccgaagtgtgtcaaggatgtgcgcagcttcatcggcctttgttcgtacttccaccGTTTCGTGCAAAATTCCGCCGCCTTAGCAGGACCACttaccgagcttttgaaaaaagacaacgaggcctctgcattcccACATCTAATCgtccttctcacaacgcctcccgttctggtccatttcgatccttctgcgcctaatTCTGTGAACGCTGGCatagtccgtactgatgccagtggttacggaattggcgcagtactggcacaacgccagcgaggccacgaccgtgttatcgcttacgccagcaggctcctgtCACCCACGGAGctcaactattccatcactgagcgtgagtgtgtggccctagtttgggcggttgccaAATTACGCCCAtgcttatatggccgacccttttcggttgtcacagaccatcacgcactttgctggttatgctcactaaAAGATATTTCAGGATGACTTGGTCAATGcaccttacgcctccaagaatattcgttctctgtcacctataaatctggccgactacacaaggacgctgactgcctgcctcgctacccggtagacgagcctgacgacgccgacagtagtagcgccgacggcattttctctgtgtctgccttcgctaacatcgccgatgagcagtaccgagacctatcgctgcgagcacgcatcgagcgtctgcgctctacccCTAACGACGCATCAGTtggccgatatgtcctccagggccgcattctgtatcgaaggaacttcctgcctgacggctctgatcttcttctcgtgccaaaacaactacgacagactgtgctctttgagatgcatgacgcaccaactgcaggacatcttggggtaatccgtacgtacgaccgcgtccgccgccgcttctattggcctggtctcgctcgctccgtgcgacgctatgttgctgcctgggATCCCCGCCAGCGTCGGAAAatacctcaggtgctacctgccagtCATCTCCAGCCCATCACCGCCcttgtggaaccgttctttcgggTTGAATTAGACCTCcttggtccctttcccacgtcatcctctgggaacaaatgggtagccgtcgcaactgattacgccatcCGATaagctatcacgcgggctctccctagcAGTTGCTCTGCTGACGTCGCGGGCATTCCGGGTAAGAAATGGTGGGACAGGGGTTCTCCCAGACGAAAATTGTTTGACGTGCAAACTTCTGCAGACGAGCACCTGGAAACAGTACTTTTTTTTAATAAGAATGAATTGCTCCGACTGGACTGACTCCAGAATGCTTCTAACATTAACGCAGAATATTAATGTGCTTTATTGGCGAAGTTAACAGTAAACGTCAATAAAAGACATCGAGGAGAGTTGTCGAAAAGTGTCATAATATTGCGTGACATTGACTCGTCAC encodes:
- the LOC142591515 gene encoding uncharacterized protein LOC142591515 codes for the protein MIVGPHRLLLLTCSYRLIQSSTSSPSLPREYARITGSGETDVGRRSGSGCRSRGVELSPPGATKEGSTYQPLGSSVARHHSRLVTPIGSLFDTPGCAMPLYPSFHQTIRHTNQTDVSLHWRCPGRRATVVYRRGSALYLNATRLAEYYGTGSAAHAVCAYREVLRNETSGVPHDLGYKLGPSRPMVFGKDLVEEFVAVTCVAGIETLFTDYFLLPQLKNISDRRLARRREGLVNVLVLGIDSTSRMNFNRHMKRTRRLLLEELNAFELLGYNKVGDSSFGNQIPLLTGKPADDVKRHFRDTIFDNLPLLWDVYSSQGYATLFLEEMPCYGLFAYPNYRGFRKPPTDYYPVPVVHAMEENGGIENYCAGSRLKTQVFLDYLADVLSLNARHGIPVFAYAWLSDVPHSNDHALLVLDEPVYGLLRDIQRRSAFDDTALVLLSDHGARFGSNRATVIGRHEDKTPFGYVVLPQHLLRRHPGVAVSLEVNQRRLVTAYDMHATLVALSRYPDASFNASLATERGLSLLGRLPPDRNCDEAYVPAEFCECVAAGSDLDETSILVQSFASFVVDYLNSLNEANFPAMCIRWKLETVTDAFALDVRQSGKMVMRALVTTRPLAHFEAYGEVRDGSQQKLLFVQRLDWYANQTGCLPPSLWQKLCYCAST